One segment of Alnus glutinosa chromosome 2, dhAlnGlut1.1, whole genome shotgun sequence DNA contains the following:
- the LOC133859494 gene encoding 2-alkenal reductase (NADP(+)-dependent)-like — MGDVGNEEKAAVDSKEWYLTAHALEGVPTSDHLKLRTISLSLAVDSIPDRHLVVQNLLISVDPYNRTRLTGVEDGLYFPPFKLNEAITAITVGRVIRSKDSNYKEGDIVFNFFSPVAEHCVVPSELVRKLDPTSGVPLPDFLSSLGLPGFAAWVGIDVVGDPKPGSNVFISAAAGAVGIYAGQLAKLKGCRVIGSTGSDEKVKLIKEEFGYDDAFNYNKETDLDAALSKYFPDGIDVYFDNVGGKMLEAVLNHVNRHAQILVCGMISQYKKIWTEREGVRNLLNIVGKEVRIQGFMSGSYFDRFEDFTKEMHGYIKEGKISSKHKIYHGIESYLECLSSLFTSSNVGKVIIEVNP, encoded by the exons ATGGGCGATGTTGGCAATGAAGAGAAAGCTGCTGTAGATAGCAAAGAATGGTACTTGACAGCCCATGCACTAGAAGGTGTTCCAACCTCCGACCATCTCAAACTCCGTACTATATCTCTATCGCTTGCCGTTGATTCAATCCCGGACCGCCATCTCGTTGTCCAGAACCTCCTGATCTCCGTTGATCCGTACAACCGTACCAGACTGACTGGTGTTGAAGACGGACTTTACTTTCCTCCGTTCAAGCTAAACGAG GCGATAACTGCAATTACTGTTGGAAGGGTAATTCGGTCAAAGGATAGTAATTACAAGGAGGGTGATATTGTCTTTAACTTTTTCTCTCCGGTGGCTGAGCATTGTGTGGTACCATCCGAGTTGGTGCGGAAGCTTGATCCAACATCTGGGGTTCCGCTGCCAGATTTTCTCAGTTCTcttg GGCTACCGGGTTTTGCAGCGTGGGTGGGGATAGACGTGGTAGGAGACCCAAAGCCAGGGTCAAATGTGTTTATTTCAGCGGCGGCTGGAGCGGTCGGAATTTACGCCGGACAATTGGCTAAGCTCAAAGGTTGCCGGGTCATCGGAAGCACCGGATCGGATGAGAAG GTAAAGCTCATAAAGGAGGAATTTGGATATGATGATGCATTCAACTACAATAAAGAAACGGATTTAGATGCTGCTTTAAGCAA GTACTTCCCTGATGGAATCGATGTTTATTTTGACAATGTTGGTGGTAAGATGCTTGAGGCTGTCCTCAACCATGTTAACAGGCATGCACAGATCCTGGTCTGTGGCATGATATCTCAATATAAGAAG ATCTGGACAGAGAGAGAAGGGGTGAGAAATCTTCTGAATATAGTAGGTAAGGAGGTAAGGATACAAGGGTTTATGTCGGGATCATATTTCGATCGTTTCGAGGATTTTACAAAGGAAATGCATGGCTACATAAAAGAAGGCAAGATTAGTTCCAAGCACAAAATTTACCATGGAATTGAGAGCTACTTGGAGTGCTTAAGCTCTCTCTTCACAAGCTCCAATGTTGGAAAAGTTATAATTGAAGTTAATCCGTAA